The following are encoded together in the Ezakiella massiliensis genome:
- the aroH gene encoding chorismate mutase — MKIIRGAITIENDTADEVNKASCYLMKEILKLNEISSDDIISITTTATKDITSAYPGPGIRMAGVDVPIICVQEQYVARSLEKCIRFVVTTDISKSVSHVYVGKARSLRPDLYAEGK, encoded by the coding sequence ATGAAGATTATACGAGGAGCTATTACAATAGAAAATGATACTGCTGATGAGGTTAACAAAGCTTCTTGCTATTTGATGAAAGAAATACTTAAGCTTAATGAAATTTCATCAGATGATATTATATCTATAACAACTACAGCAACGAAAGATATAACATCAGCCTATCCAGGACCTGGCATCAGGATGGCTGGAGTTGATGTTCCCATAATATGCGTTCAGGAGCAGTATGTTGCACGCTCTCTTGAAAAATGCATTAGATTTGTTGTAACGACTGATATTTCTAAAAGTGTTTCTCACGTTTATGTTGGGAAGGCAAGATCTTTGAGACCAGATTTATATGCGGAGGGAAAATGA
- the mutS gene encoding DNA mismatch repair protein MutS: MISLKNIDINNLTPMMKQYAKIKKECMDTILFYRLGDFYEMFFDDAIIASKILGLALTGRDCGLEERAPMCGVPYHSATQYIKNLIAEGYKVAICEQLEDPANSKGLVDRGIVKVFTPGTILDDGYLNNSENNFIGSIYVGDKIGASFCDISTGELMLEEFEIDDFKNLYSELNKFDPKEIIVNEQLLYDKLSKEKFNVIFVNSHNKKSFNDLKTLVNDIVGLDNYESFNDFETNSMYMLFQYLIENKNTKLGHINSVSRISINAYMGLDDIAIKNLEIIKTIFDNSKKGSLLNVLDKTVTSKGSRMLKSMVERPLLDIKQINTRLDIVECFYSDPITSENIKDLLDYVSDIERIVSKIVAKIAGPRDLINLKTSLGVVPRIKEIISSFDSKAFDTIKIDPNESIFHLIDESIVDEPPNSINDGDCIRDGYNSNLDEIKSRSRHSENLLLDYENKLKEESSIKNLRVKYNKVTGYFIEVSKGQIENVPDYFRRIQTLKNVERYMTNDLSEIEYKILNASKEALELEKELYDQILVSIIPSISSLKLLAESLASLDALLSLAEATRLNGYVRPNFNTNGITELKACRHPVVELNTSLEDFIPNDAFFDMENRYAIITGPNMSGKSTYMRTIALNQILAQIGSFIPADSANLCIIDNIFTRIGASDALNQGKSTFMVEMTEVSNILNNASKDSLILLDEVGRGTSTYDGMSIAFALMEYIVKEIGAKTMFSTHYQELSELEDKLPHVFNLTLDIRENNDEILFLRKVKPGVTNKSYGIHVAKLAGLPNSLTDIAEHYQENFANTSKASDNSYAQFTFLANEQKPTSKTKSNNKNEEKVIKKIKDLVPDKMSPIDALKFLYEIKDDIYE, translated from the coding sequence ATGATTTCATTAAAAAACATTGATATTAATAATTTAACACCAATGATGAAACAGTATGCAAAAATTAAAAAAGAATGTATGGATACGATCCTTTTCTATAGATTGGGTGATTTTTATGAGATGTTTTTTGATGATGCTATTATTGCTTCAAAGATATTGGGCTTGGCGCTTACAGGTAGAGACTGTGGTCTTGAAGAACGGGCCCCTATGTGTGGTGTACCGTATCATTCTGCAACTCAGTATATAAAAAATTTAATAGCCGAAGGGTATAAGGTTGCAATCTGTGAGCAATTAGAAGATCCTGCAAATTCAAAAGGGCTGGTAGATAGAGGAATTGTAAAAGTTTTTACTCCAGGCACAATTTTGGATGATGGATATTTAAATAATAGCGAAAATAATTTTATAGGATCAATTTATGTAGGAGATAAAATTGGGGCCAGTTTTTGTGATATTTCAACTGGAGAGCTAATGCTTGAAGAATTTGAAATAGATGATTTTAAAAATTTATATAGCGAATTAAATAAGTTTGATCCCAAAGAGATTATAGTAAATGAACAATTGCTTTATGATAAGCTTTCAAAAGAAAAATTTAATGTAATATTTGTTAATTCTCATAATAAAAAATCTTTTAACGACCTTAAAACTCTAGTTAATGACATTGTTGGCTTAGATAATTATGAGAGCTTTAATGATTTTGAAACAAACTCAATGTATATGCTATTTCAATATTTGATTGAAAATAAAAATACTAAACTAGGACATATAAATTCTGTTTCAAGGATTTCAATCAATGCTTATATGGGCTTAGATGATATTGCCATTAAAAATCTTGAAATAATAAAAACTATTTTTGATAACAGTAAGAAGGGGTCTTTATTAAATGTATTAGATAAGACAGTAACTTCTAAAGGCTCACGCATGCTAAAAAGTATGGTTGAAAGACCACTATTGGATATAAAACAAATCAATACAAGACTTGATATTGTTGAATGTTTTTATTCTGATCCAATTACATCTGAGAACATCAAAGATTTACTGGATTATGTTTCAGATATTGAAAGAATTGTTTCTAAAATAGTTGCAAAGATTGCAGGTCCAAGAGACCTAATCAACTTAAAGACTAGTTTAGGTGTTGTTCCAAGGATTAAAGAAATTATTTCATCTTTTGACTCTAAGGCTTTTGATACTATTAAAATCGATCCAAATGAATCCATATTTCATTTAATTGATGAATCAATAGTTGATGAGCCTCCAAACTCTATTAATGATGGAGATTGTATAAGAGATGGATATAATAGCAATCTGGATGAAATTAAAAGCAGGTCCAGGCATTCAGAAAATTTACTTTTAGATTATGAAAATAAACTAAAAGAAGAATCTTCTATAAAGAATTTAAGAGTAAAATACAATAAAGTAACTGGATATTTTATTGAGGTTTCAAAAGGACAAATTGAAAATGTTCCTGATTATTTTAGGAGGATTCAAACCTTAAAGAATGTAGAAAGGTATATGACTAATGACCTGTCTGAAATAGAGTACAAGATTTTAAATGCTTCAAAAGAAGCTTTAGAACTTGAAAAAGAACTCTATGATCAAATACTAGTTTCCATTATACCAAGCATTTCTTCACTAAAATTACTTGCAGAAAGTCTTGCAAGTTTGGATGCACTTTTATCATTAGCAGAGGCAACTAGGCTGAATGGATATGTAAGACCAAACTTTAATACAAACGGGATTACAGAATTAAAAGCATGCAGGCATCCCGTAGTTGAATTAAATACATCACTTGAAGACTTTATTCCAAATGATGCTTTCTTTGATATGGAAAATAGGTATGCAATCATTACTGGTCCAAACATGAGTGGTAAATCAACTTATATGAGGACGATTGCCTTAAATCAAATCCTGGCACAAATTGGTTCATTTATTCCAGCGGATAGTGCTAATTTATGCATAATAGACAATATTTTTACAAGAATAGGAGCAAGCGATGCCCTAAATCAAGGCAAGTCTACTTTTATGGTTGAAATGACAGAAGTAAGTAATATTTTAAACAATGCAAGCAAAGATTCTTTGATATTATTAGATGAAGTTGGAAGGGGAACAAGCACTTATGATGGCATGTCCATTGCTTTTGCTCTTATGGAGTATATAGTAAAAGAAATTGGTGCAAAAACAATGTTTTCTACTCATTATCAAGAATTATCTGAGCTTGAAGATAAACTTCCACATGTATTTAATCTCACACTTGATATAAGAGAAAATAATGACGAGATTTTGTTTTTACGCAAGGTAAAGCCAGGGGTTACTAATAAATCCTATGGTATTCATGTTGCCAAATTAGCTGGACTACCTAATTCGCTAACTGATATTGCCGAACACTATCAAGAAAACTTTGCAAACACTAGCAAAGCAAGCGATAATTCGTACGCACAATTTACTTTTTTAGCTAATGAACAAAAACCTACAAGCAAAACTAAAAGCAATAATAAAAATGAAGAAAAGGTTATTAAAAAAATTAAAGATCTAGTGCCTGATAAAATGTCACCTATAGATGCATTAAAGTTTTTGTATGAAATAAAGGATGATATCTATGAATAA
- a CDS encoding pseudouridine synthase translates to MRLNKFISNSGYSSRRKADEIIKSGLVTVNGEIIKNIGHDVSENDYVKVDGKTIQLSKGNVYFALYKPRGYLSSNSDIHHDKLAVDLINYNKKLQYVGRLDLDSEGLIILTDDGEFTNIMTHPSFQIKKTYLVYINDYVPDRIIKEIENGVKLEDGLTQKCLINVKNRNKYQTKLEIQIYEGRNRQIRRMFEKFNFTVNRLIRTKHGEISLNGLTEGKYRQFDKNELKYVKELLKIHGSK, encoded by the coding sequence ATGAGGCTTAATAAATTTATTTCTAATTCCGGATACTCTTCAAGAAGAAAAGCTGATGAAATTATTAAATCGGGTCTTGTAACAGTTAATGGTGAAATAATAAAAAATATAGGACATGATGTTTCCGAAAATGACTATGTAAAGGTAGATGGCAAAACAATTCAGTTAAGTAAAGGAAATGTTTATTTTGCCTTATATAAACCTAGAGGATATCTATCATCTAATTCTGATATTCACCATGATAAACTTGCAGTAGATTTAATTAATTACAACAAGAAACTTCAATATGTTGGTAGGCTTGATCTAGATAGCGAAGGATTGATTATTTTAACAGATGATGGCGAATTTACAAATATAATGACGCATCCATCTTTTCAAATTAAAAAAACATATTTAGTTTATATTAATGACTATGTTCCTGATAGAATTATTAAGGAGATTGAAAATGGAGTTAAGCTTGAAGATGGCCTTACTCAAAAATGCCTTATAAATGTCAAGAATAGAAACAAGTATCAAACAAAATTAGAAATCCAAATTTATGAAGGACGTAATCGTCAAATTAGAAGGATGTTTGAAAAGTTTAATTTTACTGTAAACCGATTAATTAGAACTAAGCATGGAGAAATTAGCCTGAACGGACTTACAGAGGGGAAGTATAGACAATTTGATAAAAATGAGTTAAAATATGTTAAGGAGCTACTAAAGATTCATGGCAGTAAATGA
- the miaB gene encoding tRNA (N6-isopentenyl adenosine(37)-C2)-methylthiotransferase MiaB translates to MKYIIKTYGCQMNEHDSEILAHKLEDMGYSYTDELKDADLIIFNTCAIRKNAENKVYGNLGWLKGDSHFDNKIVCVCGCMMQSEEIRNTILEKYKNVNIIFGTNNIDKIDSFIKEYLNTGKTVVEIKEENDYIDKTFNAVRPFKFKSFVNITYGCNNFCTYCIVPYTRGRETSRLQKDIVDEVKFLVNDGVKEVMLLGQNVNSYGKIFKDGTNFAGLLKELGQIRDLKRIRFMTPHPRDISEEFLDCYSSVDNLMPQLHLPIQSGSDKVLKDMNRHYDTEKYLKIIDYAKKVRPDISFSTDIIVGYPTETEEDFERTLDIIKEVRYDSAFTFIFSPRPHTPAARLKPLDKDVVKDRFDRLTDLMNDIQLKNHEDTVGKRYEVLVESYNEDNATIEGRNEYGRTIVFEGSKDDIGRILTVEVDKVNTFTSYGKEVR, encoded by the coding sequence TTGAAATATATTATTAAAACATATGGTTGTCAAATGAATGAGCATGACTCAGAAATTTTAGCCCATAAGCTTGAAGATATGGGATACTCATATACAGATGAGCTTAAGGATGCTGATTTAATAATTTTTAATACTTGTGCTATCAGAAAAAATGCTGAAAACAAGGTTTATGGTAATTTAGGTTGGCTAAAGGGCGACTCTCATTTTGATAACAAGATTGTCTGTGTATGTGGTTGCATGATGCAATCCGAAGAGATTAGAAATACTATTTTAGAAAAATATAAAAATGTTAATATAATTTTTGGTACCAATAATATTGATAAGATTGATAGTTTTATTAAGGAATATTTGAATACTGGAAAAACTGTTGTAGAAATAAAAGAAGAGAATGATTATATTGACAAGACCTTTAATGCAGTTCGACCTTTTAAATTTAAAAGCTTTGTAAATATTACTTATGGTTGTAATAATTTTTGCACTTACTGTATTGTTCCGTACACAAGGGGGAGAGAAACCTCTAGATTACAAAAAGATATAGTGGATGAAGTTAAATTTTTAGTTAACGATGGCGTAAAAGAGGTTATGCTTTTAGGTCAAAATGTAAACTCCTATGGAAAAATATTTAAAGATGGAACTAATTTTGCTGGACTATTAAAAGAGCTTGGTCAGATTAGAGATTTAAAAAGAATTAGGTTTATGACTCCGCACCCTAGAGATATAAGTGAGGAGTTTTTGGATTGTTATTCATCAGTTGATAATTTAATGCCTCAGCTACATCTACCTATTCAATCTGGTTCAGACAAAGTCTTAAAAGATATGAATAGGCACTATGATACTGAAAAATATTTAAAAATTATAGATTATGCAAAGAAGGTAAGGCCAGATATTTCTTTTTCAACTGATATAATTGTTGGATATCCAACAGAGACCGAAGAGGATTTTGAGAGGACCTTGGATATAATTAAAGAGGTAAGATATGACTCTGCATTTACATTCATATTTTCGCCTAGACCCCACACACCAGCAGCAAGATTAAAGCCACTGGATAAAGATGTTGTTAAAGATAGGTTTGACAGGTTGACAGATTTGATGAATGATATACAGTTAAAAAACCACGAAGATACGGTGGGTAAGAGATATGAGGTTTTAGTAGAGAGTTATAACGAAGATAACGCAACAATAGAAGGCAGAAACGAGTACGGTAGGACTATTGTTTTTGAAGGCTCTAAGGATGATATTGGCAGAATTTTAACCGTTGAGGTTGATAAGGTAAACACATTTACAAGTTATGGTAAAGAGGTAAGATAA
- the rpsA gene encoding 30S ribosomal protein S1, with translation MNTNELNTNVSNNESELSNTTVQPTDQDAMMQQIEDTFTRIRRGQIVPGEILYVTDNQIMVNINFRSDGIINRDEMPEDIEDPREHFKAGDQIDVYVVKVDDGEGNVVLSLRRIKDVKAWDDLEAKFEAKEHLNVLIKEEVNKGLVADYEGARLFMPASHAYDRFRKNLSGLVGQTVEVELIDFDKSRRRAIVSRREIERERIQKEKDEFWSQIEVGQVRTGKVARLTNFGAFIELGPVDGLIHISDMSWGRIRSPKELLNVGDEIEVKVLDIDQEKERVSLGIKQLKEDPWVTFTSNYKVGDTIKGTVVSMPDFGAFVNVGDGIDGLVHISQICVEHIEKPSDVLNIGQEVEAKIVDIKDEDKKVSLSMRALVEPEKPQRERRPRKERVKEEAPKEEKVETNPIDNPLFDSEVLGELKKMAQAESDDTEE, from the coding sequence ATGAACACAAATGAATTAAACACAAATGTTTCAAACAACGAAAGTGAATTGTCAAACACAACAGTTCAACCTACAGACCAAGATGCGATGATGCAACAAATTGAGGACACATTTACTCGCATCAGAAGAGGACAGATTGTACCGGGAGAAATTCTATATGTAACTGACAATCAAATTATGGTTAACATTAATTTCAGATCAGACGGAATTATTAATCGTGATGAAATGCCAGAAGATATTGAAGACCCAAGAGAACATTTTAAAGCTGGAGACCAAATCGATGTTTACGTCGTTAAGGTTGACGATGGCGAAGGTAATGTAGTATTAAGCTTAAGAAGAATTAAAGACGTTAAGGCATGGGATGATCTAGAAGCAAAATTTGAAGCTAAAGAACATCTTAATGTTCTTATCAAGGAAGAAGTTAACAAGGGTTTAGTAGCTGACTATGAAGGTGCTAGGTTATTTATGCCTGCAAGCCATGCTTATGACAGATTTAGAAAGAATCTCTCAGGTCTAGTAGGTCAAACTGTAGAAGTTGAACTAATTGATTTTGACAAATCTAGAAGAAGAGCAATCGTATCTAGACGTGAGATTGAACGTGAAAGAATTCAAAAAGAAAAAGATGAATTTTGGAGTCAAATCGAAGTTGGACAAGTTAGAACTGGTAAAGTTGCTAGACTTACAAACTTTGGTGCATTTATTGAATTAGGACCAGTAGATGGTTTGATCCACATAAGTGATATGAGCTGGGGAAGAATTAGAAGTCCTAAAGAACTTCTAAATGTTGGCGATGAAATTGAAGTTAAAGTTTTAGACATCGATCAAGAAAAAGAAAGAGTTTCATTAGGAATCAAACAATTAAAAGAAGATCCATGGGTAACTTTCACAAGCAACTACAAAGTTGGCGATACCATCAAAGGAACAGTTGTTTCAATGCCAGATTTCGGTGCATTTGTTAACGTTGGCGATGGAATTGATGGCCTTGTACACATTTCACAAATTTGTGTAGAACACATTGAAAAGCCATCAGATGTTCTTAATATTGGTCAAGAAGTAGAAGCCAAAATCGTAGATATTAAGGATGAAGACAAGAAGGTTTCTTTGAGTATGAGAGCTTTAGTTGAACCTGAAAAGCCACAAAGAGAACGTCGCCCAAGAAAAGAAAGAGTTAAAGAAGAAGCTCCAAAGGAAGAAAAAGTAGAAACAAATCCTATTGATAATCCACTTTTCGATAGTGAAGTTCTTGGCGAACTTAAGAAAATGGCTCAAGCTGAATCAGATGATACAGAAGAATAA
- the ispH gene encoding 4-hydroxy-3-methylbut-2-enyl diphosphate reductase — MQVILADELGFCFGVKRAFDLAIDNAKDSAIIGQLVHNEDVQRRIEDAGIVEYTDGCECKNLILRSHGTIKSEKDKLAKKYNLIDTTCPVLLNIYKMIDKYNSLGYINIIFGSKSHPEVLATVSQVEGTIIVDDVSDIDKLDTNKKYFVTMQTTLNTEKSKILTEYILNKFKDNKENLIIQNTICNASIKRRQAIIKLMDLTDCIIVLGGENSNNTKELANILKENNFPFYLTKDVFSLDLYEINKYNRVGVSAGASTPDWIIEETVRVLNDIDRNIEG, encoded by the coding sequence ATGCAAGTAATCTTAGCAGATGAATTAGGTTTTTGCTTTGGAGTTAAGAGGGCTTTTGATCTTGCGATAGATAATGCAAAAGACTCTGCTATTATTGGTCAACTTGTCCACAACGAGGATGTTCAAAGAAGGATAGAGGATGCTGGCATAGTTGAATATACGGATGGTTGTGAGTGTAAAAATCTAATTTTAAGAAGTCATGGGACAATTAAGTCCGAGAAAGATAAGTTAGCAAAAAAATATAATTTGATAGATACTACTTGTCCAGTTTTATTAAATATTTATAAAATGATTGATAAATATAATTCACTGGGATATATAAATATAATATTTGGGTCTAAGTCCCATCCTGAAGTTTTGGCTACAGTATCACAAGTTGAAGGCACAATTATTGTTGATGATGTTTCTGATATTGATAAGTTAGATACAAATAAGAAATACTTTGTTACTATGCAGACGACTTTAAATACTGAAAAGTCAAAGATCTTAACAGAATATATATTAAATAAATTTAAAGATAATAAAGAAAACCTTATTATACAAAATACAATTTGCAACGCTTCAATAAAACGAAGACAGGCTATTATAAAGTTAATGGATCTTACAGATTGTATAATTGTTTTGGGCGGAGAAAATTCAAATAACACTAAAGAATTAGCAAATATTTTAAAAGAAAATAATTTTCCATTTTATTTAACAAAAGACGTATTTTCACTTGATTTATATGAGATTAACAAGTATAATAGAGTAGGAGTATCCGCTGGGGCTTCAACTCCAGACTGGATAATTGAGGAGACTGTTAGAGTGTTAAACGACATTGACAGAAACATTGAAGGATAA
- a CDS encoding MurR/RpiR family transcriptional regulator — MAVNEKKLKNLIYEKYENLSKGQQKIADFILLNSNEMVDMTAKDLACKLKLSESTIVRFAQELGFEGYRDLKEIIIDDVKSTSTSIDRMNIFSEVDAYTSSIYSSVNSEISYLKKLELIDKSTVKEIVENFLTARKIYLLGCRTSHFLASYFNFYLRILLDNVCLLGENETTIFEEMVDADENDLLFVISYPRYTRLMLDVVQYAKDKNVKIASLTDNDSNKLSKMSDLSIAANNNLLFFVDSLVVPMAIINGIIVDISMSNRQNTINSLSQMEDLWKKYNIFDTE; from the coding sequence ATGGCAGTAAATGAAAAAAAGTTAAAAAACTTAATTTATGAGAAATATGAAAATCTTAGTAAAGGTCAACAAAAAATAGCTGATTTTATCCTTCTTAATTCTAACGAGATGGTTGATATGACCGCTAAAGATTTAGCTTGCAAACTAAAACTTAGCGAATCAACAATAGTAAGGTTTGCTCAAGAGCTAGGCTTTGAAGGGTATAGAGATTTAAAAGAGATTATAATCGATGATGTAAAAAGTACATCTACATCGATAGATAGGATGAACATCTTTTCTGAAGTAGATGCATATACAAGCTCTATATATAGCTCGGTAAATTCGGAGATTTCTTATTTAAAAAAGTTAGAACTTATTGATAAATCTACAGTAAAGGAAATTGTTGAAAATTTTTTAACTGCTAGAAAAATATATTTGCTAGGATGTAGGACTTCTCATTTTTTAGCTTCGTATTTTAATTTTTATTTAAGAATTTTACTTGACAATGTATGCTTGCTGGGAGAAAATGAAACCACAATTTTTGAAGAAATGGTCGACGCTGATGAAAATGATTTATTATTTGTAATCAGCTATCCAAGATATACTAGATTGATGTTAGACGTTGTACAGTACGCCAAAGATAAGAATGTTAAAATAGCATCATTAACAGATAATGATTCAAATAAATTATCAAAAATGTCTGATTTATCAATTGCAGCAAATAATAATTTGTTGTTTTTTGTAGATTCGCTTGTAGTTCCTATGGCGATCATAAATGGGATTATAGTTGATATAAGCATGAGCAATAGGCAAAATACAATCAATAGCCTATCTCAAATGGAAGACCTGTGGAAAAAATATAATATATTTGACACAGAATGA
- a CDS encoding 1-acyl-sn-glycerol-3-phosphate acyltransferase gives MKFILFISKILSYILFRVRIHNKDKIICDGPIIFCANHLSNWDPILMYLYFPREIIFMAKKELFEIKAVKWLFNKLNMIAVDRKKPELSSIKDSINVLKDDKALGVFPQGTRKKYINIDDAKAGVGLIAYKANTGIQPIYIKSQYRLFSKVEFFVGDPIYPETGSELTSKELYDKMSKDVMITIKEMSDASNLSR, from the coding sequence ATGAAATTTATTTTATTTATTTCAAAAATATTATCATATATACTTTTTAGAGTAAGGATTCACAATAAGGACAAAATTATTTGTGATGGGCCTATTATTTTCTGTGCCAATCATTTGTCCAATTGGGATCCTATTTTAATGTATTTATATTTTCCTAGGGAAATTATTTTTATGGCCAAGAAAGAGCTTTTTGAAATTAAAGCAGTTAAATGGTTGTTCAACAAATTAAATATGATAGCTGTGGATAGAAAAAAACCGGAATTAAGTTCAATTAAGGACTCTATAAATGTTCTTAAAGATGATAAAGCTTTGGGAGTATTTCCTCAAGGAACCAGGAAAAAATATATTAATATTGATGACGCAAAAGCGGGAGTTGGACTAATTGCATATAAAGCAAATACAGGGATTCAACCTATTTATATAAAATCTCAGTACAGGTTATTTTCTAAGGTAGAATTTTTTGTAGGGGATCCTATTTATCCAGAAACAGGCAGCGAATTAACTTCTAAAGAGTTATATGACAAAATGAGCAAGGATGTCATGATTACAATTAAGGAGATGTCTGATGCAAGTAATCTTAGCAGATGA
- the cmk gene encoding (d)CMP kinase: MIITFDGPSGSGKSTLAKKVSKKLKVMHIDSGSIYRTIAYYLIKNNIDLEDAKDKVKDICISYNKYGVSLDGKHLKDELRTADVTNMSSVIATKRYVREKVNSIIRQTAYEYSVIVDGRDIGTAVLPNADYKFYIDASASTRARRRYNQLKRKDMLNGKSYQEILIDIEARDKRDKERDIDPLAIPENAIIINTSNKKINDTIDEILSHIQGV; this comes from the coding sequence ATGATTATTACTTTTGATGGCCCTAGCGGGTCAGGTAAGAGCACACTAGCTAAGAAAGTTTCAAAAAAACTTAAAGTTATGCATATAGATTCAGGCTCTATTTATCGTACGATTGCTTATTATCTAATTAAAAATAATATAGACCTTGAAGATGCCAAGGATAAAGTTAAAGATATATGTATAAGTTATAATAAATATGGTGTATCTTTAGATGGAAAACATTTAAAAGACGAACTTAGAACTGCAGACGTGACAAATATGTCCAGTGTAATTGCAACCAAGAGATATGTTAGAGAAAAGGTTAATAGTATTATTAGACAGACGGCATATGAATATTCTGTTATTGTTGATGGGAGAGATATTGGTACAGCTGTTTTACCTAATGCTGACTATAAATTTTATATTGATGCAAGTGCTAGTACTCGTGCTCGCAGGAGATACAATCAGCTTAAAAGAAAAGATATGCTAAATGGTAAGAGCTATCAAGAAATATTAATTGATATTGAAGCTAGGGATAAAAGGGATAAGGAAAGGGATATTGATCCTTTGGCTATCCCAGAAAATGCAATTATAATTAATACTTCAAATAAAAAAATTAATGATACTATTGATGAGATTTTATCTCATATACAGGGAGTTTAA
- a CDS encoding NAD(P)/FAD-dependent oxidoreductase, with the protein MIYDLIVIGAGASGLLVASMVSENQKVLIIEKNEKPGKKLKITGKGRCNITNSRPINEFFDEVFSNSKFLFSSFYEFTNYDLLDYLKEKGLNTKTERGGRVFPFTDKSTDVIDALYSNSKADFAFNENVLSVSKDNCFNVETNKGKYKSKKLLIATGGLSYPMTGSTGDGYKFAESFGHTIISTRPALVGLNVDLNDDKELMGLSLRNVNVSLTSKKRQISEFGELLFTHYGLSGPTILTLSSYAQKGDIISIDLKPALDNTKLDNRLLCDFDENINKSFKNSLDKLLPKSMINYIVKRSGIDEDKKVNQITLDERKRLLELIKNLEFKILSRRGFNEAVITDGGINVKEINPKTMESNLVPGLYFSGEIIDVAANTGGYNLQIAFSTAYKAYKSILEEI; encoded by the coding sequence ATGATTTATGATCTTATTGTTATTGGTGCTGGTGCCAGCGGTCTACTAGTTGCTTCAATGGTAAGTGAAAATCAAAAGGTTTTAATTATTGAAAAAAACGAAAAACCAGGCAAGAAGCTAAAAATAACAGGTAAGGGTAGATGCAATATTACAAATTCAAGACCAATAAATGAATTCTTTGACGAAGTTTTTTCAAACAGCAAATTTTTGTTTTCGTCTTTTTATGAATTTACAAACTACGATTTATTGGATTATTTGAAAGAAAAAGGTTTAAATACAAAAACTGAAAGGGGAGGACGCGTCTTCCCCTTTACTGATAAGTCTACAGATGTTATTGATGCCTTATATAGTAATTCAAAAGCAGACTTTGCATTTAATGAAAATGTTTTAAGTGTATCAAAAGATAATTGCTTTAATGTTGAGACAAATAAAGGCAAGTACAAATCAAAAAAATTATTAATTGCAACTGGTGGCTTATCATATCCAATGACTGGCTCGACTGGTGATGGGTATAAATTTGCTGAGAGTTTTGGCCACACTATTATATCGACCAGACCAGCACTTGTTGGTTTAAATGTTGATTTAAATGATGATAAAGAGCTTATGGGCCTATCATTAAGAAATGTAAATGTAAGCTTAACTTCAAAGAAAAGACAGATATCTGAGTTTGGAGAATTGCTATTTACTCACTATGGTTTAAGTGGACCGACTATTTTAACTTTAAGTTCTTATGCACAAAAAGGCGATATAATATCTATTGATTTAAAACCTGCCCTTGATAATACTAAATTAGATAATAGGTTATTGTGTGATTTTGATGAGAATATTAATAAGTCATTTAAGAATTCTCTAGATAAGTTATTGCCTAAGTCTATGATTAATTATATTGTAAAAAGGTCTGGAATTGACGAAGACAAAAAAGTCAATCAGATAACTCTTGATGAAAGAAAGAGATTGCTTGAGCTTATTAAAAATCTGGAGTTTAAGATTTTATCTAGAAGAGGATTTAATGAAGCAGTTATAACTGACGGAGGCATTAATGTAAAAGAAATTAATCCAAAAACTATGGAGTCTAATTTAGTGCCGGGTCTATATTTTTCTGGAGAAATAATTGATGTAGCTGCAAATACTGGTGGTTATAATTTACAAATTGCATTTTCAACTGCTTATAAGGCATACAAATCAATCTTGGAGGAAATATGA